Proteins co-encoded in one Arthrobacter alpinus genomic window:
- a CDS encoding DUF58 domain-containing protein: protein MSIKSSAGKAGEFLSRPFRREGTPTRLHPASLTREAGKVATIYLGPTWAAVSGWFKRWISPALATVSTLGWVVLGAAVLLWILGALFGWQEAKVAALLAVVLLLIAIAFVLGTSMYAVKLDLARTRVAVGDNAVGSIAVANTSPRQVLPAALELPVGQATALFHLPRMAPSQIHDDLFTIPTTRRAVITVGPVRSVRADPLQLLRRQMLWTDPTDLFVHPRTTALDGPAAGFLRDLEGLTTRELSSSDIAFHALRDYVPGDDRRHIHWKTTARTGKLMVRQFEETRRSHMAVALSINSDEYEHDDDFELAISAAASLGRQAIKESRELSVITQKGPIRCETGKNLLDDMTRLEAFNRRGNSVDLARTLSDLVPNASVVFFVVGSKVTPAQLRSAAASVPPGVRAFAIRCFTGANAARANIADLTVLTLGELSDLAAVLRKAVA from the coding sequence ATGAGCATTAAATCCAGCGCAGGGAAAGCAGGGGAGTTCCTCTCCCGCCCCTTCCGACGCGAAGGAACGCCAACACGCCTGCACCCTGCCTCGCTCACCCGAGAAGCGGGCAAGGTGGCCACCATCTACCTTGGCCCCACGTGGGCCGCGGTGTCCGGCTGGTTCAAACGTTGGATCAGCCCGGCACTGGCCACGGTCAGCACACTGGGCTGGGTGGTCTTGGGAGCAGCCGTGCTGCTGTGGATCCTCGGCGCGCTCTTCGGCTGGCAGGAAGCCAAGGTGGCCGCGCTGCTGGCTGTGGTGCTGTTGCTGATTGCCATAGCCTTTGTGCTGGGCACCTCAATGTATGCCGTCAAGCTCGATCTGGCCCGCACCCGTGTTGCCGTGGGCGACAACGCCGTGGGCAGCATTGCCGTGGCCAACACCTCGCCCCGTCAGGTCCTGCCGGCCGCCCTGGAATTGCCCGTTGGTCAGGCCACGGCGCTATTCCACCTGCCGCGTATGGCACCCAGTCAGATCCACGACGACCTGTTCACCATTCCCACCACCCGCCGTGCCGTGATCACTGTTGGCCCGGTGCGTTCCGTGCGGGCCGATCCGCTGCAACTGTTACGCCGCCAAATGCTGTGGACGGACCCGACAGACCTGTTTGTGCACCCCCGCACCACCGCCTTGGACGGCCCGGCTGCAGGATTCCTGCGCGATCTCGAGGGCTTGACCACCCGCGAGCTGTCCAGCTCGGACATCGCCTTCCACGCTCTGCGGGACTACGTTCCCGGGGACGATCGCCGGCACATTCACTGGAAGACCACTGCCCGCACCGGCAAGCTCATGGTGCGCCAGTTTGAGGAAACCCGCCGCTCCCACATGGCTGTTGCGCTCTCCATCAACTCCGATGAATACGAGCACGACGACGATTTTGAGTTGGCGATTTCTGCTGCGGCCTCTCTGGGGAGGCAGGCCATCAAGGAAAGCCGCGAGTTGAGCGTCATCACCCAGAAGGGGCCCATCCGTTGCGAGACGGGCAAGAATCTGTTGGATGACATGACTCGACTTGAAGCCTTCAACCGCCGGGGCAACTCCGTTGACCTGGCCCGCACACTCTCCGACCTGGTGCCTAATGCGTCCGTGGTGTTCTTCGTGGTGGGTTCGAAGGTGACCCCGGCGCAACTGCGCAGTGCGGCGGCGTCCGTGCCGCCGGGAGTGCGTGCCTTTGCCATCCGCTGCTTCACTGGGGCCAATGCGGCCCGCGCAAACATTGCCGACCTGACCGTCCTTACCTTGGGCGAGCTCAGCGATCTGGCAGCAGTTCTCAGAAAGGCCGTCGCTTGA
- a CDS encoding AAA family ATPase, translating to MSMTPEQATWFAGTFEKLVANVGQAILGKSQVISLTLAAMLAEGHVLFEDAPGTGKTMLARALSATVKGTNSRIQFTPDLLPSDVTGVMIYDQKIQEFEFHKGPIFATIVLADEINRASPKTQSALLEVMEESRVTMDGITHETGRPFMVLATQNPIEQAGTYRLPEAQLDRFLVKTSIGYPDHASTVQLLAGSSQRDRTSSLQAIITPQAVSEMADLAATTHADAAVLEYISRLCEETRNAPETRLGVSVRGAIAMVRIAKVWAAAKGRNYVLPDDIKELAPYVWTHRFVMDPEAEFAGATPEAVLSRVMAEVAAPQQRSSL from the coding sequence ATGTCCATGACGCCCGAACAGGCCACGTGGTTTGCAGGAACATTTGAGAAATTGGTAGCCAACGTTGGCCAGGCAATTCTGGGCAAGTCCCAGGTCATCAGCCTGACCTTGGCTGCCATGCTTGCCGAAGGTCACGTGTTGTTCGAGGATGCTCCCGGTACAGGAAAGACCATGCTGGCGCGCGCCCTCTCGGCCACGGTCAAGGGCACCAACTCCCGTATCCAGTTCACCCCTGATCTGCTGCCTTCCGATGTCACGGGCGTGATGATCTACGATCAAAAGATTCAGGAATTTGAATTCCACAAGGGCCCCATCTTCGCCACGATTGTGTTGGCCGATGAGATCAACCGGGCATCGCCGAAGACTCAGTCGGCCCTGCTGGAAGTCATGGAAGAATCCCGCGTGACCATGGACGGCATCACCCATGAGACTGGCCGGCCGTTCATGGTGCTGGCAACCCAGAACCCCATTGAGCAGGCCGGTACTTACCGCCTACCCGAAGCCCAGCTGGACCGCTTCCTCGTCAAAACCTCCATTGGCTACCCGGACCACGCCTCCACGGTGCAGCTGCTGGCCGGTTCCAGCCAACGCGACCGCACCTCAAGCCTGCAGGCCATCATCACCCCGCAGGCCGTCTCCGAGATGGCGGACCTGGCTGCCACCACGCACGCAGACGCCGCCGTGCTGGAATACATTTCCCGCCTCTGCGAAGAAACCCGAAACGCCCCGGAAACCCGTCTGGGCGTTTCGGTCCGCGGCGCCATTGCCATGGTGCGCATCGCCAAGGTCTGGGCTGCCGCCAAGGGCCGCAACTACGTGCTGCCGGACGATATTAAGGAACTGGCTCCCTACGTGTGGACGCACCGCTTTGTCATGGACCCGGAAGCGGAATTTGCCGGCGCCACTCCTGAGGCAGTTCTCAGCCGCGTCATGGCCGAAGTCGCCGCTCCACAGCAGCGCAGTTCACTGTAG